Proteins found in one Bacillus subtilis subsp. subtilis str. 168 genomic segment:
- the ysfB gene encoding putative transcriptional regulator (glycolate degradation operon) (Evidence 3: Putative function from multiple computational evidences; Product type r: regulator) gives MFLQPLLAKKIIAEVKKMYEREVIIVNTDGLIMAGTNDERVGQFHEGALICAKERRSVIITKEDETRLKGVKAGINLPVFFDHDVIAVFGLTGEPAEIQPFGELLRKMTELFIKESRHLEQSQWRERMLESFMIDWLQLKEWSPSFLEKAQLLGVDLSSRRQMILIQGYEWSPHDIEQMARSWKSSYPADLFIRWGNERILINHEVPQHEQRDRLLRKILHICSFANTASSQYTAAGAGRAVASSSLTDSYEQAEKALAVSLKRKTPIFEEDLKLDMCLTEISPGTRNEFPQRVLGKALEHQELMNTIRTFFHHDLSLKQTAEDMHIHINTLRYRLAKAEQLTGLRFDRTEDVVTMYVALYFLDQDTK, from the coding sequence TTATTAGCGAAAAAAATTATTGCTGAAGTTAAAAAAATGTACGAACGTGAAGTCATTATTGTAAACACGGACGGTCTTATTATGGCAGGCACAAACGATGAGCGTGTCGGACAATTTCATGAGGGAGCGCTTATCTGCGCAAAAGAAAGACGCAGCGTGATTATTACAAAAGAAGATGAAACAAGGTTAAAAGGAGTGAAAGCAGGCATAAACCTCCCTGTATTTTTTGACCATGATGTGATTGCCGTCTTCGGGCTGACAGGTGAGCCTGCAGAGATTCAGCCATTCGGAGAACTGCTTCGAAAAATGACAGAACTGTTCATTAAGGAATCGCGGCACTTAGAGCAATCCCAGTGGCGTGAGAGAATGCTGGAGTCCTTTATGATCGATTGGCTGCAATTAAAGGAGTGGTCTCCCAGTTTTCTTGAGAAAGCTCAGCTTCTTGGTGTTGACCTTTCTTCCCGGCGCCAAATGATTCTTATTCAGGGGTATGAGTGGTCACCTCATGATATTGAACAAATGGCACGCAGCTGGAAATCCTCGTACCCTGCGGATTTGTTCATCAGGTGGGGAAATGAACGGATTTTGATTAATCATGAAGTGCCGCAGCATGAACAAAGGGATCGGCTTTTGCGGAAAATCCTTCACATTTGTTCGTTTGCCAATACCGCAAGCAGCCAATATACAGCAGCTGGCGCCGGAAGGGCTGTCGCAAGCTCCAGCCTGACAGATTCATACGAGCAAGCGGAAAAAGCGCTGGCTGTCAGCCTTAAGCGAAAAACGCCCATATTTGAAGAGGATCTGAAGCTTGATATGTGTCTGACGGAGATCAGCCCGGGAACCCGAAACGAATTTCCGCAAAGAGTATTAGGAAAGGCGCTAGAGCATCAGGAACTTATGAATACGATACGGACTTTCTTTCATCACGATTTGTCTTTGAAACAAACCGCTGAAGACATGCATATACACATCAATACATTGCGTTATCGTCTGGCTAAGGCTGAACAGCTGACGGGATTACGTTTTGACCGTACCGAGGACGTCGTCACGATGTACGTCGCACTCTATTTTTTAGATCAAGATACAAAATAG
- the glcD gene encoding glycolate oxidase subunit (Evidence 2a: Function from experimental evidences in other organisms; PubMedId: 8606183, 25217009; Product type e: enzyme): MITKDVKEQLIQVSGPENFDDSNAGRLVYSYDATPQYQSMPDAVIAPRNTDEISRILTICSEHRVPIVPRGSGTNLCGGTCPTEGGLVLLFKHMNQILEIDEENLTATVQPGVITLDMIRAVESKGLFYPPDPSSMKISTIGGNINENSGGLRGLKYGVTRDYVIGLEVVLANGDIIRTGGKLAKDVAGYDLTRLFVGSEGTLGIVTEAIVKLVPKPETKKTLLALYENIDAAAQTVSDIIAAKIIPATLEFLDQPTLLVIEDYAKIGLPTSAKAVLLIEQDGPFETVERDMEKIEAICKKGDAVSVQTAQTEEEAFALTEARRSALSALARLKPTTILEDATVPRSEIANMVKAINDIAAKYDISICTFGHAGDGNLHPTCTTDIRNKDEMERVEQAFAEIFEKAIELGGTITGEHGVGEMKAPYLEMKLKKEGIDAMKALKAAFDPRNILNPGKMFAKDARKRVVAER; the protein is encoded by the coding sequence ATGATCACCAAGGATGTAAAGGAGCAGCTGATTCAGGTCTCCGGACCAGAAAACTTTGATGACTCGAATGCCGGCCGTCTCGTCTATTCATATGATGCGACGCCTCAGTATCAGTCTATGCCTGATGCCGTGATTGCTCCGAGGAATACTGATGAAATATCACGCATTTTAACAATTTGCAGCGAACATCGAGTGCCGATCGTTCCAAGAGGATCAGGGACAAACCTGTGCGGCGGCACGTGCCCGACTGAAGGCGGACTTGTGCTTCTCTTTAAGCACATGAACCAGATTCTTGAAATTGATGAAGAAAATTTAACTGCCACAGTTCAGCCGGGCGTCATTACGTTGGATATGATCCGGGCAGTTGAAAGCAAAGGTTTATTTTATCCGCCTGACCCGAGTTCTATGAAAATATCAACTATCGGGGGCAACATCAATGAAAATTCCGGCGGGCTACGCGGATTAAAATACGGTGTCACCCGCGACTATGTTATTGGACTGGAGGTTGTTCTCGCAAATGGTGACATCATCCGCACCGGCGGAAAACTCGCAAAGGATGTGGCCGGATACGATCTCACACGTCTTTTTGTCGGCTCAGAAGGAACACTCGGCATTGTGACAGAGGCAATCGTCAAACTCGTTCCAAAGCCGGAAACAAAGAAGACGCTGCTTGCCCTTTATGAAAACATCGATGCCGCTGCTCAAACGGTATCGGACATTATTGCCGCAAAAATTATACCCGCTACGCTTGAATTTCTCGATCAGCCTACACTATTGGTGATTGAGGATTATGCCAAAATCGGACTTCCGACAAGCGCAAAAGCAGTTCTGTTAATTGAACAAGACGGGCCATTTGAAACTGTTGAACGGGATATGGAAAAGATTGAGGCGATCTGCAAAAAAGGCGACGCCGTATCCGTTCAGACCGCACAAACAGAGGAGGAAGCGTTTGCCCTGACTGAAGCCCGGCGTTCTGCACTTTCTGCCCTAGCCCGCCTCAAACCGACGACGATTTTAGAGGATGCGACCGTTCCTCGCTCAGAAATCGCCAATATGGTTAAAGCGATTAATGATATTGCTGCTAAATATGATATTTCCATCTGCACCTTTGGTCATGCGGGAGACGGGAACCTTCACCCGACATGCACGACAGACATAAGAAATAAGGATGAAATGGAACGTGTCGAACAGGCTTTTGCCGAGATTTTTGAGAAAGCGATTGAACTTGGCGGGACGATAACCGGAGAGCACGGAGTCGGGGAAATGAAAGCGCCTTACTTGGAAATGAAGCTGAAAAAAGAAGGCATTGATGCGATGAAAGCGTTGAAAGCGGCATTTGACCCCCGGAACATATTAAATCCCGGCAAAATGTTTGCGAAAGATGCCAGAAAACGTGTGGTGGCGGAAAGATGA
- the glcF gene encoding glycolate oxidase (iron-sulfur subunit) (Evidence 2a: Function from experimental evidences in other organisms; PubMedId: 8606183, 25217009; Product type e: enzyme), producing the protein MTTEKEMKQIQNEFKERMDEGELLNCMRCGFCLPSCPTYIESGFQETHSPRGRIALMKAVADGMIEPDEDVERSLSLCLGCRACEPVCPSGVKYGQLLEEARDIIHQNKKHSLGERVMRKTAFHELFPHQNRMRSAVSLIGLYQRSGLQTAVRKSGMLRVLPEHLRTMEAVLPDVPKSKDMKHRPRFLPSIGPMKKRVAFFSGCLMDTMFLPTNNATLKLLQLAGCDIVIPPEQACCGALHGHSGEKNTGKELAKQNIAAFEALDVDAVITNAGGCGAFLTEYDHLLKDDPEWSERAAAFVQKLKDFSSVLVELDFHQMDLALETPQVVTYQDSCHLRNVMHTSLEPRQLLKSIKGAEFKEMEKADSCCGSAGIYNIVEVEMSMKILDSKMAAVKATEAILIVTANPGCLLQMKLGIEREGLSGKVRAVHLADLLLEAAGHKTS; encoded by the coding sequence ATGACAACAGAAAAAGAAATGAAACAGATCCAAAATGAATTTAAAGAGCGTATGGATGAAGGAGAGTTATTAAATTGTATGCGCTGCGGCTTCTGTCTTCCTTCCTGTCCGACCTATATCGAATCGGGATTTCAGGAAACACACTCTCCGCGTGGGCGCATCGCCTTAATGAAAGCCGTAGCCGACGGTATGATTGAACCGGATGAAGATGTCGAACGGTCGCTGTCACTTTGCCTCGGCTGCCGCGCCTGTGAGCCTGTATGCCCGTCTGGCGTGAAATACGGGCAGCTGCTTGAGGAAGCCAGAGATATTATCCACCAAAATAAAAAACACTCTCTTGGTGAACGTGTCATGCGAAAGACGGCTTTTCACGAGCTGTTTCCGCATCAAAACCGCATGCGCTCAGCTGTAAGCCTTATCGGTTTGTATCAGCGTTCAGGACTGCAAACCGCTGTGCGAAAATCAGGCATGCTTCGGGTCCTGCCTGAGCATTTGCGGACGATGGAAGCTGTTCTTCCTGATGTTCCAAAAAGCAAAGACATGAAACATCGGCCGCGTTTCCTGCCTTCCATTGGCCCCATGAAAAAACGGGTCGCCTTTTTTTCGGGCTGCTTAATGGATACAATGTTTTTACCGACCAATAACGCCACATTGAAGCTTTTACAGCTGGCAGGCTGCGACATTGTCATTCCGCCTGAACAGGCTTGCTGCGGGGCGCTTCATGGACACAGCGGTGAAAAAAACACAGGGAAAGAGCTCGCGAAACAAAATATCGCTGCTTTCGAAGCATTAGACGTGGATGCAGTCATTACAAACGCAGGAGGATGCGGAGCCTTTCTCACTGAATATGATCATTTGCTGAAGGATGACCCTGAGTGGTCGGAACGGGCTGCCGCTTTTGTTCAAAAGCTGAAGGATTTTTCTTCTGTTTTGGTTGAACTCGATTTCCATCAAATGGATCTAGCACTCGAGACGCCTCAGGTCGTTACCTACCAAGATTCATGTCATCTAAGAAATGTGATGCATACGTCACTCGAGCCCCGCCAGCTTCTTAAAAGCATCAAAGGGGCGGAATTCAAAGAAATGGAGAAAGCAGACAGCTGCTGCGGGTCAGCGGGAATTTACAACATCGTCGAAGTTGAAATGTCTATGAAAATACTGGACAGCAAAATGGCTGCCGTCAAAGCAACCGAAGCGATCCTCATTGTAACAGCAAATCCTGGCTGCCTGCTGCAGATGAAGCTCGGCATTGAACGCGAAGGACTAAGCGGTAAAGTCAGAGCCGTTCACCTGGCTGATTTGCTATTAGAAGCAGCCGGGCACAAAACATCATGA
- the ysfE gene encoding hypothetical protein (Evidence 4: Unknown function but conserved in other organisms), giving the protein MALNTRESARDITALDIPDTSASNTFEIGFVTENVEAVIKRMREQGVSIIGEPKVKPWGQTVAYIADPDGHYIEICSPME; this is encoded by the coding sequence TTGGCGCTTAATACCCGGGAAAGCGCCAGAGACATCACGGCGCTGGACATTCCGGATACATCTGCTTCAAACACATTTGAAATCGGGTTTGTTACTGAAAATGTAGAAGCGGTCATCAAAAGGATGAGAGAACAAGGCGTATCGATTATCGGGGAGCCGAAAGTGAAACCATGGGGGCAGACGGTCGCCTATATCGCTGATCCGGATGGACATTATATCGAAATTTGCAGTCCGATGGAATAA
- a CDS encoding hypothetical protein (Evidence 5: Unknown function), whose protein sequence is MGADVERSELKDGSIYTGLEGLLKMLRGVGNESINEISYSIRIGQQAGYSFFTGIF, encoded by the coding sequence ATGGGCGCAGATGTGGAAAGATCCGAGCTTAAGGATGGAAGCATCTATACCGGGCTAGAAGGACTATTGAAAATGCTGAGAGGGGTTGGCAATGAATCTATCAATGAAATATCTTATTCTATACGTATCGGACAGCAAGCGGGCTATTCATTTTTTACCGGGATATTTTAG
- the cstA gene encoding carbon starvation-induced membrane protein (Evidence 1a: Function from experimental evidences in the studied strain; PubMedId: 15849754, 16850406, 1848300, 17320232, 19682248; Product type ph: phenotype), with the protein MNAVTIVIASMCILAIAYRLYGTFMMVKVLKVNDDKPTPAHALEDGKDYVPTNKWVSFGHHFAAIAAAGPLVGPILAAQFGYLPGLLWLLIGAVIGGAVHDIVVLFASMRKNGKSLSEVAKDELGPVAGFCTGLSMLFIITITMAGLSMVVLHALERNPWGTFAVGITIPIAMGVGLFYKKTGNLKLASTVGFLFLMAGVFIGPWVQTTALGDFLTLDTKTLAIALPVYAFFAAALPVWLLLAPRDYLSSFMKIGVFIALIVGVFVVNPSIPFPAFTEFVKGGGPVLAGPVWPFISITIACGAISGFHAFVGSGTTPKMLNKWSDMKPVAFGAMLVECLVGIMALIAATALQPADYFAINSTPEVFRTLGMNVVHLPELSGEIGLDLEGRTGGAVTLAVGMTYIFTGMPFFSHLASYFFQFVIMFEAVFILTAIDAGTRVARYLIQDFFGEVYKPLKKTDWIPGSVFASALACLMWGYLLYSGDIGSIWALFGVSNQLMASVGLIIGATIVLKIADKRRYILTCLIPLAYLYVTVNYAGYWMVRNVYLNPEAAGYSVLNGVLSIIMLVLGFIIIVAAVKKWAQMWKDPSLRMEASIPG; encoded by the coding sequence ATGAATGCGGTTACAATTGTGATAGCATCAATGTGTATTTTGGCTATTGCCTATCGTTTATACGGAACATTTATGATGGTGAAGGTTCTCAAAGTGAATGATGACAAGCCAACACCTGCTCATGCGCTTGAGGATGGGAAAGACTATGTGCCTACAAATAAATGGGTTTCGTTCGGCCACCACTTTGCCGCGATCGCAGCGGCCGGGCCGCTGGTCGGACCAATTCTGGCGGCGCAGTTTGGCTATTTGCCGGGATTATTGTGGCTGTTAATCGGGGCGGTAATTGGGGGAGCCGTCCATGATATTGTGGTGTTGTTTGCATCGATGCGCAAAAACGGAAAATCGCTGTCGGAAGTGGCGAAGGATGAGCTTGGCCCTGTTGCAGGATTTTGTACAGGACTGTCCATGCTGTTTATCATCACGATCACAATGGCGGGCCTGTCGATGGTTGTCTTGCATGCGCTTGAACGTAATCCATGGGGAACATTTGCGGTGGGGATTACGATTCCGATTGCGATGGGTGTGGGCTTATTTTATAAGAAAACGGGAAATTTAAAGCTCGCTTCAACGGTCGGCTTTCTCTTTTTAATGGCAGGAGTCTTTATCGGTCCATGGGTACAGACTACCGCGCTCGGTGACTTTTTAACGCTAGATACGAAAACGCTTGCAATCGCGCTTCCTGTTTATGCGTTTTTTGCGGCTGCGCTTCCCGTTTGGCTGCTTCTGGCTCCGCGTGATTATTTAAGCAGCTTTATGAAAATCGGTGTTTTTATCGCTTTGATTGTTGGTGTGTTTGTCGTCAATCCGTCCATTCCGTTCCCTGCGTTTACAGAATTCGTAAAAGGCGGAGGGCCGGTGCTGGCAGGACCTGTCTGGCCGTTCATCTCAATAACCATCGCCTGCGGGGCGATCTCTGGGTTCCATGCCTTTGTCGGCTCAGGAACGACACCGAAAATGCTGAATAAATGGAGTGATATGAAGCCGGTTGCGTTTGGCGCAATGCTTGTTGAGTGTCTTGTCGGTATCATGGCGCTGATTGCAGCGACCGCTTTACAGCCTGCTGATTACTTTGCGATTAACAGCACGCCTGAGGTTTTCCGTACGCTTGGCATGAATGTCGTACATTTGCCTGAATTGAGCGGGGAAATCGGTTTGGACTTAGAAGGAAGAACAGGGGGAGCCGTCACGCTTGCGGTAGGGATGACTTATATTTTTACCGGAATGCCGTTTTTCAGCCATTTGGCCTCATACTTTTTCCAATTTGTCATTATGTTTGAAGCGGTCTTTATTTTAACAGCGATTGACGCCGGCACACGTGTCGCCCGTTATTTGATCCAGGACTTCTTCGGGGAGGTGTATAAGCCGCTGAAGAAAACAGACTGGATTCCGGGCTCTGTATTTGCCAGCGCGCTTGCCTGTTTGATGTGGGGGTACTTGCTGTATTCAGGAGATATCGGTTCCATTTGGGCGCTCTTCGGCGTTTCTAATCAGCTGATGGCTTCAGTGGGGCTGATTATCGGAGCGACGATCGTGCTGAAAATCGCCGATAAACGCCGGTACATTCTGACTTGCCTTATCCCGCTTGCCTATTTATATGTCACTGTCAATTATGCGGGCTATTGGATGGTGCGCAATGTGTATCTCAATCCTGAAGCAGCAGGATATAGTGTATTGAATGGCGTATTATCTATCATCATGCTGGTGTTAGGCTTCATCATTATCGTGGCGGCTGTGAAAAAATGGGCGCAGATGTGGAAAGATCCGAGCTTAAGGATGGAAGCATCTATACCGGGCTAG
- the abfA gene encoding alpha-L-arabinofuranosidase (Evidence 1a: Function from experimental evidences in the studied strain; PubMedId: 10417639, 11418559, 12777810, 14973026, 16233670, 18757805; Product type e : enzyme), with translation MKKARMIVDKEYKIGEVDKRIYGSFIEHMGRAVYEGIYEPDHPEADEDGFRKDVQSLIKELQVPIIRYPGGNFLSGYNWEDGVGPVENRPRRLDLAWQTTETNEVGTNEFLSWAKKVNTEVNMAVNLGTRGIDAARNLVEYCNHPKGSYWSDLRRSHGYEQPYGIKTWCLGNEMDGPWQIGHKTADEYGRLAAETAKVMKWVDPSIELVACGSSNSGMPTFIDWEAKVLEHTYEHVDYISLHTYYGNRDNNLPNYLARSMDLDHFIKSVAATCDYVKAKTRSKKTINLSLDEWNVWYHSNEADKKVEPWITARPILEDIYNFEDALLVGSLLITMLQHADRVKIACLAQLVNVIAPIMTEKGGEAWRQPIFYPYMHASVYGRGESLKPLISSPKYDCSDFTDVPYVDAAVVYSEEEETLTIFAVNKAEDQMETEISLRGFESYQIAEHIVLEHQDIKATNQHNRKNVVPHSNGSSSVSENGLTAHFTPLSWNVIRLKKQS, from the coding sequence ATGAAAAAAGCGCGAATGATTGTAGACAAAGAATATAAAATCGGTGAAGTAGATAAACGGATTTATGGCTCGTTTATCGAACATATGGGTCGTGCGGTATATGAAGGCATATACGAGCCTGATCACCCTGAAGCGGATGAAGATGGATTTAGAAAAGATGTCCAGTCGCTGATCAAAGAATTACAGGTTCCCATCATCCGCTATCCGGGCGGAAACTTTTTATCCGGATACAACTGGGAGGACGGTGTCGGACCAGTCGAAAACCGCCCGAGACGGCTTGACTTGGCATGGCAAACGACAGAAACCAATGAAGTGGGAACAAATGAATTTTTATCTTGGGCAAAAAAGGTGAACACTGAGGTCAATATGGCCGTCAACCTTGGCACAAGAGGCATAGATGCCGCCCGTAATCTCGTTGAATATTGCAACCATCCGAAAGGCTCTTACTGGAGTGATTTAAGAAGATCGCATGGCTATGAACAGCCGTATGGCATCAAAACATGGTGCTTAGGAAACGAAATGGATGGACCATGGCAGATCGGCCACAAAACAGCTGATGAATACGGACGGCTTGCCGCAGAGACAGCAAAGGTCATGAAGTGGGTTGACCCATCAATTGAACTCGTTGCCTGCGGCAGCTCAAACAGCGGTATGCCGACCTTTATCGATTGGGAAGCGAAGGTGCTTGAGCATACGTATGAGCATGTCGACTATATCTCTCTTCACACTTACTACGGAAACCGGGATAACAATCTGCCAAACTACTTGGCACGTTCTATGGATTTGGATCATTTTATCAAATCAGTCGCTGCGACCTGTGACTATGTAAAAGCAAAAACACGCAGCAAGAAAACTATCAATCTCTCTCTGGATGAATGGAACGTCTGGTACCACTCAAATGAGGCTGATAAAAAAGTCGAGCCGTGGATCACTGCGCGTCCGATTTTAGAGGATATTTACAATTTTGAAGATGCCTTATTAGTCGGCTCTCTGCTCATTACGATGCTGCAGCACGCAGACCGTGTGAAAATTGCGTGTCTTGCACAGCTTGTTAATGTCATCGCGCCGATCATGACGGAAAAAGGCGGAGAAGCATGGAGACAGCCGATTTTCTATCCATACATGCATGCTTCTGTTTACGGAAGGGGCGAGTCACTGAAACCGCTTATTTCTTCTCCTAAGTACGATTGTTCTGATTTCACTGATGTGCCATATGTTGATGCTGCTGTTGTGTACTCTGAAGAGGAAGAAACACTCACTATTTTTGCGGTAAACAAGGCTGAGGATCAGATGGAGACGGAGATTTCGCTCAGAGGCTTTGAATCCTACCAAATCGCAGAGCACATCGTACTTGAGCATCAGGATATCAAAGCAACAAACCAGCATAACAGAAAAAATGTCGTTCCGCATTCCAACGGATCATCGTCTGTCAGCGAAAACGGCTTAACTGCTCATTTCACGCCGCTTTCCTGGAATGTGATCCGCCTGAAAAAACAGTCATAA
- the araQ gene encoding arabinose/arabinan permease (Evidence 1a: Function from experimental evidences in the studied strain; PubMedId: 9084180, 10417639, 11418559, 14973026, 15849754, 16850406, 22720735; Product type t: transporter) — MLRHSPQFSVYRIALTLFFMMLSLLYLFPIFCLLLGSLKPSSELLRVGLNLDIDPKVMSFDNYTFLFNGGSIYFKWFFNSLVLGLFTTVLTLFFSSMIGYGLAVYDFKGRNIIFVLVLIIMMVPLEVMMLPLFKLTVGLHLIDSYTGVILPFIVSPVAVFFFRQYALGLPRDLLDSARMDGCTEFGIFFRIMAPLMKPAFGAMIILQSLNSWNNFLWPLIVLRSKEMFTLPIGLSSLLSPYGNNYDMLISGSVFAILPVIIIFLFFQKYFISGLTVGGVKG; from the coding sequence ATGTTGCGGCACAGTCCTCAGTTTAGCGTTTATAGAATTGCGCTGACCCTGTTTTTTATGATGCTGAGCCTATTGTATCTTTTTCCGATTTTCTGTTTGCTTTTAGGATCATTAAAGCCGTCATCTGAGCTTTTGCGTGTGGGGCTGAATCTTGATATTGATCCAAAAGTGATGAGTTTTGATAACTACACATTTCTGTTTAATGGCGGCAGCATTTATTTCAAATGGTTTTTTAACAGTCTTGTACTCGGACTTTTTACGACTGTGCTCACTCTGTTTTTTTCTTCGATGATCGGGTACGGGCTTGCGGTTTATGATTTTAAGGGCAGAAATATCATCTTTGTTCTTGTGCTGATTATTATGATGGTTCCGCTGGAAGTGATGATGCTTCCTCTGTTTAAACTTACTGTCGGACTGCACTTGATCGATTCATATACGGGTGTCATATTGCCGTTTATCGTTTCACCTGTTGCTGTTTTCTTTTTCAGGCAATATGCTCTTGGCCTTCCAAGAGATCTGCTGGACTCTGCAAGGATGGACGGCTGTACGGAATTCGGCATCTTTTTCAGGATTATGGCACCGCTGATGAAACCGGCTTTCGGTGCGATGATTATCCTTCAGTCCTTAAACAGCTGGAACAACTTCTTGTGGCCGCTGATTGTGCTTCGGTCGAAAGAAATGTTTACGCTTCCAATAGGGCTGTCCAGCTTGCTGAGCCCTTATGGAAATAATTACGACATGCTTATATCCGGCTCAGTATTTGCGATTTTGCCGGTGATTATCATTTTCTTGTTTTTCCAAAAGTACTTTATCTCCGGCCTGACGGTAGGGGGAGTCAAAGGTTAA
- the araP gene encoding arabinose/arabinan permease (Evidence 2a: Function from experimental evidences in other organisms; PubMedId: 9084180, 10417639, 11418559, 14973026, 15849754, 16850406, 22720735; Product type t: transporter) yields the protein MKPVKTGTVHPVPSAAKQSGWRDLFYSKKAAPYLFTAPFVLSFLVFFLYPIISVFIMSFQRILPGEVSFVGLSNYTALNNPTFYTALWNTLEYTFWTLIVLIPVPLLLAIFLNSKLVKFRNIFKSALFIPALTSTIVAGIIFRLIFGEMETSLANSILLKLGFSPQNWMNNEHTGMFLMVLLASWRWMGINILYFLAGLQNVPKELYEAADIDGANTMKKFLHITLPFLKPVTVYVLTISIIGGFRMFEESYVLWQNNSPGNIGLTLVGYLYQQGLAYNEMGYGAAIGIVLLIVILVVSLISLKLSGSFKGEG from the coding sequence ATGAAACCTGTGAAAACGGGAACGGTTCATCCCGTTCCTTCAGCTGCGAAACAATCAGGCTGGCGAGATCTGTTTTATTCAAAAAAAGCGGCGCCCTATCTGTTTACAGCGCCATTCGTTTTATCCTTTCTCGTATTTTTTCTATACCCCATCATTAGTGTCTTCATCATGAGCTTCCAAAGAATTTTGCCGGGAGAGGTGTCCTTTGTCGGATTGTCTAATTATACAGCGCTAAACAACCCGACGTTCTATACCGCCCTTTGGAATACGCTGGAATACACCTTTTGGACGCTGATCGTGCTGATTCCTGTTCCATTGCTTCTGGCCATATTCCTGAATTCAAAGCTGGTCAAATTTAGAAATATATTTAAATCAGCATTATTTATCCCGGCATTGACCTCAACCATTGTCGCGGGGATCATTTTTCGGCTGATCTTCGGAGAAATGGAAACGTCTCTGGCCAATTCCATCCTACTTAAACTCGGCTTTTCACCTCAGAACTGGATGAACAATGAACATACCGGCATGTTTTTGATGGTGCTGCTTGCTTCATGGAGATGGATGGGAATCAACATCCTTTACTTTTTAGCAGGTTTGCAAAATGTGCCGAAAGAGCTGTACGAAGCCGCTGATATAGACGGCGCGAATACAATGAAAAAATTTCTGCACATCACGCTGCCGTTTCTCAAGCCTGTAACCGTATATGTGCTGACCATCAGCATCATCGGCGGCTTCAGGATGTTTGAGGAAAGCTACGTCCTTTGGCAGAATAATTCCCCGGGTAATATTGGTCTGACGCTTGTCGGATATTTGTATCAGCAGGGACTTGCCTACAATGAAATGGGATACGGAGCGGCCATCGGCATTGTGCTTTTGATTGTGATCCTTGTTGTCAGCCTGATTTCATTAAAGCTGTCAGGCTCGTTTAAGGGGGAGGGATAA